A genomic segment from Brucella pseudogrignonensis encodes:
- a CDS encoding polysaccharide pyruvyl transferase family protein has translation MKIGLFGQFGSGNTGNDGSLEAMLQLLHRNCPGAQLICICQRPEIITEKFNLQAVSVGQPASNNIVFNILNRALLQLPRRLIGFITAISLVHGLDLIIVPGTGILDDFNEDPFGWPFAVLRWSLAAKLGGAPMAFVSIGAGPVAHPLSRFFVRTAASLAAYRSYRDLVSYDFMDSIKLDVSNDHVSADIAFSLPPATEELRDCRGENVGIGVMTYRGWRKRAVDGDAIYQNYLRKMIAIIEGLQRKGRQVRLLTGDTGDLEAARDLQRLLNKHDYRDVIFEPVQSLHDVMQQIAKTDIVIASRYHNIVCALSMGRPAISLGYAKKNDALLKDTDLSEFSHHVETFNPQLLLSQVDSMFERKAELCESVKAGVTQYRKRLARQEDAINKELLSKIDADKMIKR, from the coding sequence TTATTGCATCGTAACTGTCCGGGCGCACAGCTTATATGCATTTGCCAAAGACCCGAAATAATTACCGAAAAATTCAACCTGCAAGCAGTTTCCGTTGGGCAACCGGCCTCAAACAACATAGTTTTCAACATATTAAACCGGGCTCTCCTGCAACTACCGCGCCGACTTATCGGCTTTATCACTGCGATATCGCTGGTGCATGGTTTGGACCTCATTATAGTCCCAGGTACGGGTATTCTCGATGATTTCAATGAAGACCCATTCGGTTGGCCATTTGCTGTTTTACGGTGGTCCTTGGCAGCCAAACTTGGCGGTGCACCTATGGCTTTCGTTTCTATTGGAGCTGGTCCGGTCGCGCATCCGTTAAGCCGCTTCTTTGTGCGAACAGCGGCGTCATTGGCCGCGTACCGTTCCTATCGCGATCTGGTTTCTTACGATTTTATGGATTCAATTAAACTGGACGTAAGCAACGATCATGTCAGCGCCGATATTGCATTCAGTCTGCCCCCAGCAACTGAAGAATTGCGAGACTGTCGCGGTGAAAATGTAGGCATCGGTGTGATGACTTATAGGGGGTGGCGAAAGCGGGCGGTGGATGGTGACGCTATATATCAAAACTACCTTCGCAAAATGATCGCGATAATCGAAGGTTTGCAGCGCAAGGGCCGGCAGGTCCGTTTGCTAACCGGAGATACCGGCGACCTGGAAGCGGCGAGAGATTTGCAGCGGCTTCTGAATAAACACGATTACAGAGACGTTATATTCGAACCTGTTCAGTCATTGCATGACGTGATGCAGCAAATCGCTAAAACCGATATTGTTATTGCCAGCCGTTACCACAATATTGTTTGCGCACTTTCGATGGGGCGCCCAGCAATTTCGCTTGGCTATGCAAAGAAGAACGACGCTCTTCTAAAAGACACCGACTTGAGTGAATTTTCCCATCATGTAGAAACATTCAACCCTCAATTATTGCTTTCACAAGTTGATAGCATGTTCGAACGGAAGGCTGAGCTGTGTGAGAGTGTAAAAGCTGGCGTCACCCAATACCGTAAACGATTAGCACGGCAGGAAGATGCCATAAACAAAGAACTTCTATCAAAAATCGACGCCGATAAAATGATCAAAAGATAA
- a CDS encoding glycosyltransferase family A protein, producing MSKHLGGLPTIDVVIPNYNYGRYLLACAESVLSQSGVHVRLLIIDNASQDESVDIARDLASSDGRVEVILRSRNLGPHASFNEGIDWARSDYFLILCADDLLNLGALLRATYALEHYPNVHLACGATRNVTDEKRLSISRMDENAHHWKIWSGMEFIKYTCTHAFNPVAGPTAVVRTAVQKQIGYYRKTLKHTDDLEMWLRFAAYGSIASTSNIQAYARVHPNNQSAMVAGTQNWNDEFEAAFESFFSHEGQDIPGAEQLIKSVRQCLSKRAYWSALSDLSRLRTGSASLMFNVLKRDPLMALIPPLDYLMLRLQRRHIIF from the coding sequence ATGTCCAAGCATCTGGGCGGATTGCCGACGATTGATGTTGTGATACCAAACTACAATTATGGGCGCTATTTGCTAGCCTGTGCAGAGAGCGTCTTGTCTCAATCTGGCGTACATGTTCGATTGTTGATTATTGATAACGCGTCACAAGATGAAAGCGTTGATATCGCGCGCGATCTTGCCAGCAGTGATGGGCGTGTAGAGGTGATATTACGTTCTCGCAATCTTGGCCCACATGCTTCGTTTAATGAGGGCATAGATTGGGCACGTTCCGACTACTTTTTAATTCTTTGTGCGGATGACCTTTTGAATCTTGGGGCGCTTTTAAGGGCTACATATGCACTCGAGCATTATCCGAATGTTCATCTGGCCTGTGGTGCAACTCGTAACGTCACGGACGAAAAACGTCTTTCAATAAGCCGAATGGATGAAAATGCCCACCACTGGAAAATATGGTCGGGTATGGAGTTCATCAAATATACCTGCACGCATGCCTTCAATCCCGTAGCAGGCCCAACAGCCGTTGTCAGAACGGCAGTACAAAAGCAGATTGGCTATTACCGAAAGACTTTAAAACACACGGATGATCTTGAAATGTGGCTGCGCTTCGCAGCATATGGAAGCATTGCGTCAACATCAAATATTCAGGCTTATGCGCGGGTTCATCCGAATAATCAGTCGGCGATGGTTGCCGGCACTCAAAATTGGAATGACGAGTTTGAAGCTGCTTTTGAGTCATTCTTCAGTCATGAAGGGCAAGATATTCCCGGCGCAGAACAATTGATTAAATCTGTGCGTCAATGCCTTTCCAAACGCGCATATTGGTCCGCTTTGTCCGATCTTTCTCGGTTGCGGACTGGAAGTGCCAGTCTCATGTTTAATGTCTTGAAGCGTGACCCGCTTATGGCATTGATCCCACCACTTGATTATCTCATGCTGCGTTTGCAAAGACGCCATATTATCTTTTGA